A genome region from Amblyraja radiata isolate CabotCenter1 chromosome 4, sAmbRad1.1.pri, whole genome shotgun sequence includes the following:
- the fam210a gene encoding protein FAM210A, with amino-acid sequence CPTLCRSHIPATCGKTPFLLPHPGQLIHTSCSVSALEQRRPESQVESSTTDHKDTAKAKSNDAKPEDPTFLPRSDPDQDPLTDTVQKKYFSETKVNPEVVDVEKDPLQDHSIGLFQRFQKTFKQYGKVVIPVHLLTSSIWFGTFYYAASKGVNVVPFLEFVGAPKGIIQILNHSTGGNALTAYALYKLATPARYTVTLGGTSLAVKYLRSRGYLSTPPLMRVYIQDRMEETKERFSEKMEETKELLTEKIQETKDMVSFRKKKE; translated from the exons TGTCCGACACTGTGCCGCTCGCATATTCCAGCCACATGTGGGAAGACGCCGTTTCTTCTCCCTCACCCGGGACAACTCATACACACGTCCTGCTCAGTTTCTGCGTTAGAACAGAGGAGGCCAGAATCCCAAGTGGAATCATCAACCACGGACCACAAGGACACTGCCAAAGCCAAGTCAAACGACGCCAAGCCGGAAGACCCCACGTTTTTACCGAGGAGTGACCCAGATCAAGACCCCTTGACTGACACGGTCCAAAAAAAATACTTTTCCGAGACAAAAGTAAACCCAGAGGTGGTGGATGTAGAAAAGGATCCTCTCCAAGACCATTCCATCGGTCTCTTCCAGCGTTTCCAAAAGACATTCAAACAGTACGGGAAAGTCGTGATCCCAGTGCATTTGTTGACATCCAGCATATGGTTTGGTACATTTTATTATGCAGCATCAAA GGGTGTTAATGTGGTCCCATTCCTAGAATTTGTTGGAGCGCCGAAAGGAATAATACAAATTTTGAACCATTCCACGGGTGGAAATGCACTGACTGCGTATGCATTGTACAAG CTTGCCACACCAGCTAGGTACACAGTGACCTTGGGAGGAACTTCGCTTGCAGTGAAATATCTCCGCTCCCGTGGTTACTTGTCCACTCCGCCTCTGATGAGGGTTTACATACAAGACAGAATGGAAGAAACTAAAGAGCGATTTTCTGAAAAAATGGAGGAAACAAAGGAACTGCTAACCGAGAAAATCCAAGAAACCAAAGACATGGTCTCCTTTAGGAAGAAAAAAGAATGA